AACACGAACTCGGGATCATCCGACAAAAAATCGTGCAACCCGGAAATCACATCCATTTTGCGGCGAATCGCCTCTAAGACAATCGTTCGCCAAGCTGCGGGAATCCGACCACCAGCCGGTGCAATGCCGATCATCAACGCGTTTGCACCGGGCACATCATCGAGTGTTCCAATCACGGGAGTTGCAGCGCCAACGCCCAATAGCTCGTCAGCCGACTTACCCACCTCTGTCGTATCAAACAAGGCCTGAACCTGGTCGGCACAATAACGGAGCACGCTCGAAGCTGTTTTCGCCGTAATCGGATTCGTGTGACCTTCCGTGAGAACTACGAGCTTACGGTCAGTGTGAGTATCGACTAAGTGCGACATGAGATAGTGCTTTCAACTGCGACGGTTTCGATCTTGAAGGCTCCATTGGAATCCACGCTCACTCATGCGGTCAAGAAGCCCTCCTGATCAATTACCTCAAATACGTAACCCTGCGGATCACGAAAAAAGAAGCGTTCGAAGGGAGTCGCCCGCTCGGGCTCCATTATCTCGGCCCCATGCGCTGACAGCCGTTGCTTGAGGTCGCTAAAATCGGCATTGGGATGAAAGAAAGCAACATGCCGGCCAAATTCACGCTCGCAGGCCGAGGGCTCAAAATCCGGCACGTACAGCAAATGCAATTGCTGATTTAAAGCGATATCCAGCCAAGCCGCTTGGCTTTCAATATTGTCTGGATGATAAATCTTGGTCCAACCCATCGTTTGGCAAAAAAAATCGGCGGTGGCGACCACATCCCGCGTGGCCAACGTTAGATGTGCAAACGTCACTGTATTCAGCTCCTTCCGGCAAACCATGAAGAGAGGTGCTATGGCAGCAGTTCTAGCAGGCAGCTCCCACCGATGCCAGCATGTGTGCCATCCTCACCATTGAGTGGCGGTTCGCACCAGCGCGGAGAAGACAATCTGACAAATCGTGTATCACCGAGCATTTCAAAGCGTTGGAGTTGAATCAAGTTGCAGCCCAGCGTAGCATTGCGATCCGACCAATCCCGCCTGCTGCCTCACCAAATTGGAGCCGAGATGAGCGACCCGTTGCAATCGTCGACCGCCGATCCAGAAGCTGGACCAATGCCGCCCAAGTGGCGACCGATTGGAAAAGTGCTGCGACGCGTGCTAGGTGTTTTGGTAGAAAAAGCCAAAACAACTCCAGACGCTTACCCGATGACCCTCAATGGCTTGACAAACGGCTGCAACCAGAAAAGCAATCGGGATCCAAAAATGAATTTGGAACCCCACCAGGTAGAAGACGCCCTGGAAGAGCTAAGACATCTTGGCGCAGTCGTCGAAATCGCAGGGAGCGGTCGCGTCGCCAAATATCGTCACATGATGTATGAATGGCTGGGCGTCGAAAAAGTGGAAGCCGCCGTGATGACCGAACTCCTGTTGCGAGGCACCCAAACGGTTGGTGAACTGCGTGGTCGGGCCGGACGCATGGATCCCATTGCTGACGTCGCCGCTTTACGGCCAGTGATTCAATCCCTGATCGACAAGAAGTTGATGATTTCGCTCACCGCGGAAGGGCGCGGTCAATTAGTTACTCACGCACTCTACCTGCCCGAAGAGCAAGAGAAACTGCTAAAATTAAACTCGGCACAAATATCAACGAACGTCTCTCCGATTTCTCCCGCTGCCCCGCCAAATTCACCGCCCCCCGCGACGACGATTCAGGCGAATCCCGGCGAAGAATCAGCTACAATCGGAGAGTTGCGTCGGGAAGTCGATGATTTAAAAACAGAAATCGCCCGCCTCAAGAGCGAAATTAGTGACATTTGGTCCAACCTCCGCTGACTTTCCGATGCCTTCCATGCCTATGGTTTAGGCGGTAGCACAATCCTTGGCGGTCGGCACACCTGATGCCGAACCCGTAGCCCACACCTCATTAGCCCACACCTCATTAGCCCACACCTCATTAGCCCACACCTCATTAGCCCAACGGATGCAAAACCATGAAACGCGCTTCCTCGATTGCGATTGGCCAATCCATTATTGTTTTCAGCCTGTTCATCACGGCAACCGTCTGCTGCGGCGCTGAAGCGACCACGGACACCAGCAAGGCCGATTCTGATTTCCCCATCCAGGGCGAGTACACCGGCACCGTCACGCTCGATGGTGAGGAGCAAAAGGTGGGCGTCCAGATCATCGCCAAAGGCGATGGAAATTTCGATGCCGTCGGTTACATCGGCGGGTTACCCGGTGCCGGATGGAATGGCTCTGAAAAATTCCAAGAAACAGGCAAACTTGTCGGCGATCGCCTCGTCATCAAAACTGAGCATTCAATGGCAGTGCTTAAAGACGGCAAGCTGTCAATCGAATCGCTCGATGGCAAAGATGTGGGTTTGCTAGAAAAAATAGCACGCAAGAGCCCCACACTGGGCATGAAACCGCCCGCGAATGCGACAGTCCTGTTTGATGGCTCGAACGTTGATCATTGGAAAAATGGCAAGATGACCGACGATGGCAAACTAATGCAGGGTACTACCAGTAAGCCGACTTTCCAGGACCATCAATTACACATTGAATTCCAACTGCCTTACCAACCGAAGTCTCGAGGCCAAGGCCGCGGTAACAGCGGTCTTTACCTGCAAGGACGCTATGAAGTGCAAATGCTTGATTCGTTCGGCCTGGAAGGCAAGAACAACGAGTGCGGCGGGGTTTATTCGATTAAAGCCCCCGACGTCAACATGTGCCTGCCCCCGCTCAGTTGGCAAACCTATGACATCGATTTCATTGCCGCACGCTACGACGACAAGGGAAAAGTCACAAAAAACCCACATATGACCGTCAAGCACAACGGAGTTGTGATCCATAAGAACATCGAATTGCCACACCACACCACGGCGGCACCCATGAAACCGGGAAACAGCCCCGGTCCCGTTTATCTCCAGGATCATAGTAATCCTGTTCGATACCGAAACATCTGGGTTGTTCCTGTTGATCAGTAGTGGCGGGAGTTGTCATCGTCAGTTGTTATCCAACTCGTTAAAATCATTGGACCAATTGAGATCGTCGGCGGGTAAGATTTCAGCGCGCACCGATGGATTGGATCATCGGTACCTACTTCTCGCCGGATTAACCTCAGCCACTTGGTTCCGACCATCAGAGTTGCGGACAGTCGACAGCCATGACACTGCAAATCAAGATTGAGTTTTACGGAATAGCTCGCCAACGGGCTCAGGTTTCAGACACATTGATTTCTGACGTTCAGAATGCGATCCCCCTTCATCAGGTTCTACATCATTTGGCACGCGAGTTCCCGGATCTAAATGGTGAGTGTATCGTAGACGACCAGCTACAACCCGGATTCGTAGCCAATATTAATGGCGAACAGTTCGTCACGAACCCTGATCATCGGATTCGTCCTGGAGAATCTGTTCTAATCATGTCGGCAGACGCCGGCGGATGAGGCAACCGATTACCCGCTTACAGAAAATCATCGTGACGACTCAACATAGCTCGGCAACCGCACCTCCTGGATACCATGGCAAATATTTGCGGGTTGATTTGACTACCGGCAAATGTCAGTCCATTGAACTTCGCGAGGAGGTGTTGCGTAGTTTTCTGGGAGGCACGGGCTTAGGCGTATTTCTCATGCACCAGGAGTCCCAAGCCACCGTGGATCCGTTTGACAGTCGTTCCGCGTTGGCCTTCATATTCAGTCCGCTCGTCGGGAGTCCATTGACGACAAGCGCGAAATTTACTGTCGCCAACCGAAGTCCGTTAACCGGCATGTATAATGATTCGCTCGCCAGCAGCGGATTCGCGATCGCCGGCAAAAGCGCTGGCTGGGACGCGGTTGTTTTGGTGGGTCAAGCTGAAGCTCCGTCGATCGTCATCATTGACGAAGATCAAATCGATCTGCAACCAGCCGAAGGACTGTGGGGACAATCGATACCAGAGACCGAGCGTGGACTGCAACAGCGCCTTGGTTCGCAATTTTGTTACGCCACGATCGGACCGGCAGGTGAGCAACAAGTTCGTTTCGCCACCATTTCTCATGACGGCCGACACGCAGGACGCGGTGGATCCGGTGCAATTCTCGGTTCGAAGCAGATCAAGGCAATTGCCATTCGCGGCAACCAAAGACCTCGTTGGTTTGATCCGGCAGCTCTGACGAAATATAGCAAAGACCTCTCGACTCGGTCGTTCGGACCTGCCACCGCGAAGTACCGCGAGTTAGGCACCGCCTCAAACTTATTGACGTTCAACCGATTAAAAACTCTACCAACGCGTAACTTCCAACGCGGTTCGTTTGAGGGAGCAAAGCAACTTGCGCCCGAGACTCTCTCGATAAGCCATCAAAAAACGCGACACTCCTGCGTGGCTTGCACCATTGGCTGTGAACATGTCTACCAACTGGACAAGTCAGGTGACGGCGTAAGACTTGAGTATGAAAACCTGTTCGCGTTAGGTTCACTCTGTGAAGTGGATGACCCTGAGATCGTTTTGCACGCATCAAAAATTTGCGACCAACTAGGTATCGACACCATCAGTGCGGGGGCAACCATTGCTTTTGCAATGGAATGTGTACAACGGGGCCTGCTGAATG
This region of Pirellulaceae bacterium genomic DNA includes:
- a CDS encoding aldehyde ferredoxin oxidoreductase family protein, whose protein sequence is MRQPITRLQKIIVTTQHSSATAPPGYHGKYLRVDLTTGKCQSIELREEVLRSFLGGTGLGVFLMHQESQATVDPFDSRSALAFIFSPLVGSPLTTSAKFTVANRSPLTGMYNDSLASSGFAIAGKSAGWDAVVLVGQAEAPSIVIIDEDQIDLQPAEGLWGQSIPETERGLQQRLGSQFCYATIGPAGEQQVRFATISHDGRHAGRGGSGAILGSKQIKAIAIRGNQRPRWFDPAALTKYSKDLSTRSFGPATAKYRELGTASNLLTFNRLKTLPTRNFQRGSFEGAKQLAPETLSISHQKTRHSCVACTIGCEHVYQLDKSGDGVRLEYENLFALGSLCEVDDPEIVLHASKICDQLGIDTISAGATIAFAMECVQRGLLNESWLQFGNGPALLRALDLIGNRRGFGDQLAEGSRRLAVQIGQNSADFAPHVKGLEIPGYEPRGLQAMALGFAVSARGADHNRSGAYEADFSEKVDRRQVDKRSVRLAIQTENQAAIMDSLILCKFLRGVFDDFLSEAAGMLHLVTGWDMNASELQQTANRIVATKKLFNIQAGWHPKDDTLPKRFLSEPLPDDPKATLTHAELHSMVIAYNRERGWTDEGWLKPDSLTDLKLDTLLVNNPPS
- a CDS encoding DUF1080 domain-containing protein, with amino-acid sequence MKRASSIAIGQSIIVFSLFITATVCCGAEATTDTSKADSDFPIQGEYTGTVTLDGEEQKVGVQIIAKGDGNFDAVGYIGGLPGAGWNGSEKFQETGKLVGDRLVIKTEHSMAVLKDGKLSIESLDGKDVGLLEKIARKSPTLGMKPPANATVLFDGSNVDHWKNGKMTDDGKLMQGTTSKPTFQDHQLHIEFQLPYQPKSRGQGRGNSGLYLQGRYEVQMLDSFGLEGKNNECGGVYSIKAPDVNMCLPPLSWQTYDIDFIAARYDDKGKVTKNPHMTVKHNGVVIHKNIELPHHTTAAPMKPGNSPGPVYLQDHSNPVRYRNIWVVPVDQ
- a CDS encoding YceH family protein → MSDPLQSSTADPEAGPMPPKWRPIGKVLRRVLGVLVEKAKTTPDAYPMTLNGLTNGCNQKSNRDPKMNLEPHQVEDALEELRHLGAVVEIAGSGRVAKYRHMMYEWLGVEKVEAAVMTELLLRGTQTVGELRGRAGRMDPIADVAALRPVIQSLIDKKLMISLTAEGRGQLVTHALYLPEEQEKLLKLNSAQISTNVSPISPAAPPNSPPPATTIQANPGEESATIGELRREVDDLKTEIARLKSEISDIWSNLR
- a CDS encoding VOC family protein is translated as MTFAHLTLATRDVVATADFFCQTMGWTKIYHPDNIESQAAWLDIALNQQLHLLYVPDFEPSACEREFGRHVAFFHPNADFSDLKQRLSAHGAEIMEPERATPFERFFFRDPQGYVFEVIDQEGFLTA
- a CDS encoding MoaD/ThiS family protein: MTLQIKIEFYGIARQRAQVSDTLISDVQNAIPLHQVLHHLAREFPDLNGECIVDDQLQPGFVANINGEQFVTNPDHRIRPGESVLIMSADAGG